A genomic region of Gemmata massiliana contains the following coding sequences:
- the rplM gene encoding 50S ribosomal protein L13, with the protein MSTTLANAATVQQNWVVIDATDLVVGRLAVTIANVLRGKHKVTYTPHCDTGDFVVVVNAEKVQFTGKKWDQKEYQDYSHYAGGQKITSAKEMLARKPEEIIRRAVKRMMPRGPLGYKQLGKLKIYTGNQHPHQAQQPQELKLK; encoded by the coding sequence ATGTCCACAACTCTCGCGAACGCGGCGACCGTCCAACAGAACTGGGTCGTCATCGACGCCACCGATCTCGTCGTCGGCCGCCTCGCGGTCACGATCGCGAACGTCCTCCGCGGCAAGCACAAGGTGACCTACACCCCGCACTGCGACACCGGCGACTTCGTCGTCGTGGTGAACGCGGAGAAGGTGCAGTTCACCGGTAAGAAGTGGGACCAGAAGGAATACCAGGACTACTCCCACTACGCCGGCGGGCAGAAGATCACCTCCGCGAAGGAGATGCTCGCCCGCAAGCCGGAAGAGATCATCCGCCGCGCCGTGAAGCGCATGATGCCGCGCGGCCCGCTCGGCTACAAGCAACTCGGCAAACTGAAGATCTACACCGGTAACCAGCACCCGCACCAGGCCCAACAGCCGCAAGAACTCAAACTCAAATGA
- a CDS encoding NPCBM/NEW2 domain-containing protein — MRFAPEPMMLPLVLSLALSAPPEPLAFTVVGTGEGTLTGKLRTVSLTLGVEVATTNGPQTVPGLVALRKPDTALPPFPTGAHIITAVGDRVPGTVTGGDAKALFFAHATSDEKWSVALDAVAAVWLKPPAADTPPDPTKYTWLAGTPTRDALLYRNGDTVRGTLTGFTATGVKFIPDGGTARDVPLTDLAAIGFNPRFVRPRKPKGPYANLVLADGTRLNVSEIALKGNALVCKAVCGPAVEVPLTKLVALNVLQGSAVYLSDLKPKKTETTGFLGDGWAWAADRTVRGTPLLLQSNDGEETFDKGLGTHPKTVLTYDLAGKYSRFEAVVGLDAATGKRGRADVRIRVDGKELPLPELKTLAAGNAIPVQVDVRGAKELTLVIDFGPAGDVQADVNWGSARLVE, encoded by the coding sequence ATGAGGTTCGCTCCGGAGCCGATGATGCTGCCGCTCGTGTTGTCTCTGGCTCTTTCCGCTCCGCCGGAGCCGCTCGCGTTTACGGTCGTCGGTACCGGGGAGGGTACTCTCACCGGGAAACTTCGGACGGTGTCACTCACGCTCGGGGTAGAAGTCGCCACGACTAACGGTCCGCAGACAGTGCCGGGGTTGGTTGCATTACGAAAGCCTGATACCGCCCTCCCGCCGTTTCCAACAGGGGCGCACATTATCACTGCGGTCGGGGATCGCGTACCCGGGACTGTTACGGGGGGCGACGCGAAGGCGCTGTTTTTCGCTCACGCAACGAGTGATGAGAAATGGTCGGTTGCGCTCGACGCGGTCGCGGCGGTGTGGCTGAAACCACCGGCGGCCGATACTCCACCCGATCCGACCAAATACACTTGGTTGGCCGGTACGCCGACACGCGACGCGCTGCTCTATCGCAACGGCGACACGGTTCGTGGTACGCTCACAGGCTTCACGGCTACAGGCGTGAAGTTCATACCGGACGGCGGTACAGCGCGTGACGTGCCACTCACGGACCTCGCGGCTATTGGCTTCAACCCACGTTTCGTGCGCCCGCGCAAACCGAAGGGGCCGTATGCCAATCTCGTACTCGCCGACGGTACGCGACTGAATGTGAGCGAGATCGCGTTGAAGGGAAACGCGCTTGTTTGCAAGGCCGTGTGCGGTCCGGCGGTCGAAGTGCCGCTCACAAAATTGGTGGCACTCAACGTTCTTCAAGGCTCCGCGGTGTATCTCTCCGACCTGAAGCCGAAGAAGACGGAAACGACCGGGTTTCTCGGCGACGGTTGGGCGTGGGCCGCCGACCGAACAGTGCGCGGAACTCCGCTGCTCCTCCAGTCGAACGACGGCGAGGAGACGTTCGATAAGGGACTCGGCACGCACCCGAAGACGGTGCTGACCTACGATCTCGCGGGGAAATACAGTCGCTTCGAGGCGGTCGTCGGACTCGATGCCGCGACGGGTAAACGCGGGCGTGCGGACGTGCGCATTCGCGTCGACGGTAAAGAGCTTCCGCTTCCCGAACTGAAAACGCTCGCAGCAGGGAACGCGATTCCGGTGCAGGTCGATGTCCGCGGCGCGAAAGAACTTACGCTGGTGATCGACTTCGGACCCGCTGGAGACGTGCAAGCGGATGTGAATTGGGGCAGTGCGCGTTTGGTTGAGTAG
- a CDS encoding PVC-type heme-binding CxxCH protein, translated as MRTLSLASLVLVLTGFTPYIPDVTAAPPPPAPPEFAPNQTPTKPTPFPVKMVDQGTFDPKLKGTYLPEGFKAEIVVDAPDAINPVGMTFDPEGNLYVMEWRPDAVTGDRWFEVKETFRYRDGTVRQVATMKKFTTDLIKMFKYSPSTGKFEKPQIIISEELPSSILYHEGWLYVTGRGTVRRWKQSKPNGPWDVRETVAQGFCGFHHHQVSGLTLGNDGLLYLTSGDDDNFVEGSDGSRATVLRTGAVFRCRPDGSKMETYSIGYRNPYRDIAYDDKFNLFHTDNDQEDGSKFQGCRIMHVAEGADFGWRLRIGARCCQTDFVRGAVAGELPGKVPPMIKTGRGSPAGMLIYHDTRIPEQYRGLMYYPDVYRKLVRAYKVAPDGSTFKITNELEFMKSDDPLFRPCQMMTGPDGAIYVCDWRTNSGGAGKLSGDGTNGRIYRVTWAGTADQPALARRGMDSWSKISKQSDADLLKTLAAPDLTDRVEARKELVRRGPKARDLVLKKFISGALDGDARLVALGVLQANWSPEVEDLFRLLMNDESGDVRRLAVDGLAYNAKPKDQRVYEAILKALGDREPAVRRAAALGLGRLGADGSGETLVNSLRQDAEADAYLKDAYVRAIERLGKPGIDALLTLAQTNDKGANLAVEVFLGLRTKPAADAIPEIMLHPHVTPAQRETLVRSYTNYQFDPPVSLDPLADYLTKRPNEPANVLLAAVDVFTASGTALAPRAVNLVLDLLSRPDEMTRLSAIVAIESARIKEATPKLIEFVGDSNRTQVERVAAVKALRVLGDKAAVAPIKTLLSGQHPALLKAEALRALAALDIASARTAAEPLLDQPDLTLLTEAVTVLAATKPGAKLIGERFVAKKLPREFFAQVNDAINKFADDPAFAKLRADVLRGGLLLSLEPGQVDKIRVLVNSKGDAKKGKELYLNTKALACATCHRVEGVGGAVGPDLTRVWDTHTVEKLLESIVDPSKEIKEGFQTYRLVTADSKVYTGLKVKDDAKEVIIRDANGRDNRIAKDEIEALTPSKLSLMPDNVVSQITFEQFIDLLAFLKSKAEQESLRGLVVDSAVAGPFPADMSGSKIDPITEDKWKPLAAEPNGKMDLKAAFAPTNTPAVYVRAYVFAPKKQKAAIALDSTNPWRAWINGSTAAPVETFEVELKQGWNVILVKVANNGKPATLGVRVTGDGLRTAARPDTAPTSGTGGQ; from the coding sequence ATGCGCACGCTCTCCCTTGCGTCGCTTGTACTCGTTCTTACGGGGTTTACACCCTACATACCGGACGTGACCGCGGCCCCTCCCCCCCCCGCCCCGCCGGAGTTCGCGCCGAACCAAACGCCGACGAAACCGACGCCGTTTCCGGTGAAAATGGTCGATCAGGGCACGTTCGACCCGAAGCTCAAGGGCACGTATTTGCCCGAGGGTTTCAAAGCGGAAATCGTTGTTGATGCCCCGGACGCCATCAACCCGGTCGGCATGACCTTCGATCCCGAGGGCAACCTGTACGTGATGGAATGGCGCCCAGACGCGGTGACCGGCGACCGGTGGTTCGAGGTGAAAGAGACCTTCCGGTACCGCGACGGCACCGTCCGGCAGGTCGCGACGATGAAGAAGTTCACCACCGACCTCATCAAGATGTTCAAATACTCCCCGAGTACCGGGAAGTTCGAGAAGCCGCAGATCATCATCTCGGAAGAACTGCCGTCGAGCATCCTTTACCACGAGGGCTGGCTCTACGTCACCGGGCGCGGGACCGTGCGCCGGTGGAAACAGTCGAAGCCGAACGGCCCGTGGGACGTGCGCGAAACGGTCGCACAGGGCTTCTGTGGGTTCCACCACCACCAAGTTTCCGGCCTCACGCTCGGGAACGACGGACTGCTCTACCTCACGAGCGGTGACGACGACAACTTTGTGGAAGGCTCGGATGGGAGCCGTGCGACCGTGCTGCGCACCGGTGCGGTCTTCCGGTGTCGGCCCGACGGCTCGAAGATGGAAACCTACTCGATCGGCTACCGGAACCCGTACCGCGACATCGCTTACGACGACAAGTTCAACCTGTTCCACACCGACAACGACCAAGAAGACGGCAGCAAGTTCCAGGGTTGCCGCATTATGCACGTGGCGGAGGGCGCGGACTTCGGCTGGCGCCTCCGGATCGGTGCGCGGTGCTGTCAAACGGACTTTGTTCGCGGCGCGGTCGCGGGCGAGTTGCCGGGTAAGGTGCCGCCGATGATTAAGACCGGGCGCGGCTCGCCGGCCGGGATGCTGATTTACCACGACACCCGCATCCCGGAACAGTATCGCGGGCTGATGTACTACCCGGACGTCTACCGAAAGCTGGTTCGCGCGTACAAAGTCGCGCCGGACGGGAGCACGTTCAAGATCACCAACGAGTTGGAGTTCATGAAGAGCGACGACCCGCTCTTCCGCCCGTGCCAGATGATGACCGGGCCGGACGGGGCCATTTACGTCTGCGACTGGCGCACCAACTCCGGTGGCGCCGGGAAGCTCTCCGGCGACGGGACCAACGGTCGCATCTACCGCGTAACCTGGGCCGGTACCGCCGATCAACCCGCACTCGCGCGGCGTGGAATGGATTCGTGGTCGAAGATCAGCAAGCAGTCCGATGCGGACTTGCTGAAGACGCTCGCGGCGCCGGACCTGACCGACCGCGTCGAGGCCCGCAAGGAACTCGTGCGCCGCGGACCGAAAGCACGCGACCTCGTGCTGAAGAAGTTCATTTCTGGGGCGCTGGACGGCGACGCCCGGCTTGTGGCGCTCGGCGTGCTGCAAGCGAACTGGTCGCCCGAAGTCGAAGACCTGTTCCGCCTGTTGATGAACGACGAATCGGGAGACGTGCGCCGGCTCGCGGTGGACGGTCTCGCGTACAACGCGAAGCCGAAAGACCAGCGCGTGTACGAGGCGATTCTGAAGGCGCTCGGTGACCGCGAACCGGCCGTTCGCCGGGCGGCCGCGCTGGGACTCGGGCGCCTCGGGGCAGACGGGTCCGGCGAAACGCTCGTTAACTCGCTGCGCCAGGACGCCGAAGCCGATGCGTACCTGAAGGACGCTTACGTCCGGGCGATCGAGCGCCTGGGCAAACCCGGTATCGACGCTCTACTGACGCTCGCGCAGACCAACGACAAGGGCGCGAACCTCGCGGTCGAGGTATTCCTTGGGTTGCGGACCAAACCCGCGGCCGACGCGATTCCCGAAATTATGCTCCACCCGCACGTGACGCCCGCCCAGCGCGAGACCCTCGTGCGATCGTACACGAACTACCAGTTCGACCCGCCCGTTTCGCTCGACCCGCTCGCGGATTACCTCACGAAGCGCCCCAACGAGCCGGCGAACGTGCTACTCGCCGCGGTCGATGTGTTCACGGCAAGCGGTACGGCCCTCGCCCCGCGCGCGGTGAATCTCGTGCTCGATTTGCTCTCGCGCCCGGACGAAATGACCCGCCTCTCCGCGATCGTTGCGATCGAATCGGCTCGCATCAAGGAAGCGACGCCGAAGTTGATCGAGTTCGTGGGCGATTCTAACCGCACTCAGGTGGAACGGGTCGCGGCGGTGAAGGCGCTTCGCGTGCTCGGTGATAAGGCCGCGGTCGCGCCGATCAAGACGCTGCTCAGCGGTCAGCATCCCGCGCTTCTGAAGGCCGAGGCGCTCCGGGCACTCGCCGCACTCGATATCGCATCGGCGCGCACGGCGGCGGAACCGCTACTCGATCAACCCGACCTGACGCTCCTGACGGAAGCCGTTACCGTATTGGCCGCGACCAAGCCCGGCGCGAAACTGATCGGCGAACGGTTCGTGGCGAAGAAATTGCCGCGCGAGTTCTTCGCGCAGGTGAACGACGCGATCAACAAGTTCGCGGACGACCCCGCGTTCGCCAAGCTCCGCGCCGATGTGCTCCGCGGCGGCCTGCTCCTTTCGCTGGAACCGGGGCAAGTAGATAAGATCCGCGTTCTGGTGAACTCAAAGGGGGACGCGAAGAAGGGTAAGGAGCTGTACCTCAACACGAAGGCGCTCGCGTGCGCGACGTGCCACCGGGTCGAGGGCGTGGGCGGGGCGGTCGGCCCGGACCTGACGCGCGTGTGGGACACTCACACCGTCGAGAAACTGCTCGAATCGATCGTCGACCCGAGCAAGGAAATCAAGGAGGGGTTCCAGACGTACCGGCTCGTGACGGCCGACAGCAAGGTGTACACGGGCCTGAAGGTCAAGGACGACGCGAAGGAAGTCATCATCCGTGACGCGAACGGGCGCGACAACCGCATCGCGAAGGACGAGATCGAGGCGCTGACGCCGAGCAAGCTCTCGCTGATGCCCGACAACGTGGTGTCGCAGATCACGTTCGAGCAGTTCATCGACCTGCTCGCGTTCCTCAAGAGCAAGGCCGAACAGGAATCGCTGCGCGGGTTGGTGGTCGATTCGGCGGTCGCGGGACCGTTCCCGGCCGATATGAGCGGCAGTAAGATCGACCCGATCACGGAAGATAAGTGGAAGCCCCTCGCGGCCGAGCCGAACGGCAAGATGGATCTGAAAGCCGCGTTCGCGCCGACGAACACCCCGGCCGTCTATGTGCGGGCGTATGTGTTCGCACCGAAGAAGCAGAAGGCCGCTATCGCCCTGGACAGCACGAACCCCTGGCGCGCGTGGATCAACGGCTCGACCGCGGCCCCCGTGGAGACGTTCGAGGTCGAACTGAAACAGGGCTGGAACGTGATCCTGGTGAAGGTGGCGAACAACGGGAAGCCCGCGACGCTGGGCGTGCGCGTGACCGGTGACGGCCTGCGCACCGCGGCTCGGCCGGACACGGCCCCGACCAGCGGTACCGGCGGGCAGTGA
- a CDS encoding methyl-accepting chemotaxis protein gives MSWFRNLKMAAKLGISFAVLVLLVACTGGLGLHGLGQVNDRAADIAKHADGLNHVQEANGELLRISRAVRNAILDADAASIDKRAADIRQADKRFRTEFEEYRQTIVKSDTKTKAAEVERQFNELRPLQDEIVALARAQKDEEAKARLPRIRAIADSMEEKINALVESKQELIKQAQTDASTTYAQLRGVVTAVVVGACVLAIALGVTLSRLTAGPLQKTMHVLEAVAKGDLTHRAEAKSTDEIGQMSAALNVAIGALVAAKEAERVQVEKDRERAAREAAEARERTEREAAATRAQAELERAQANELKNRIDTIITTVSSLAAGDFTQQIPDLGSDSVGQMANSLNKAVVSVRTALEGVREVSEQLADASGQLSAASDEISTGAQEQASSLEETASTLEEITATVRQNSDSAQQARQLASSSKDIAEKGGQVVGNAVEAMSEINQSSKKIADIITTIDEIAFQTNLLALNAAVEAARAGEQGRGFAVVASEVRNLAQRSATAAKEIKSLIEDSVKKVDAGTELVNLSGSTLGDIVTSVKRVTDLITEIAAAGKEQSVGIEQVNKAVSQMDSVTQRNASQTEEMSATAQTLTDQAAQLRDLVARFKLSEERRSAPRPASKGVRSKAPTTKPRPAVTRALNASRERDPFDGAGNDGFTEF, from the coding sequence ATGAGCTGGTTTCGCAATCTCAAGATGGCGGCCAAACTGGGTATCAGTTTCGCCGTCCTGGTTCTTCTGGTCGCGTGTACCGGGGGACTCGGGCTGCACGGCTTGGGACAAGTTAACGACCGCGCCGCGGACATTGCGAAGCACGCCGACGGCCTCAACCACGTCCAGGAAGCCAACGGGGAACTGCTCCGGATCTCGCGTGCCGTCCGCAACGCGATTCTGGACGCTGATGCCGCTAGCATCGACAAACGTGCGGCCGACATTCGCCAAGCCGACAAGCGGTTCCGAACCGAGTTCGAGGAGTACCGCCAAACGATTGTCAAAAGCGATACGAAGACCAAGGCCGCCGAAGTCGAGCGGCAGTTCAACGAACTGCGCCCGCTCCAGGACGAGATCGTAGCCCTGGCTCGGGCGCAGAAAGACGAAGAGGCCAAAGCACGGCTCCCGCGCATCCGGGCGATTGCCGATTCGATGGAAGAGAAGATCAACGCGCTGGTCGAGTCGAAACAGGAACTCATCAAACAAGCCCAGACCGACGCGAGTACGACCTACGCCCAACTCCGCGGGGTCGTGACCGCCGTGGTGGTCGGGGCGTGTGTCCTGGCCATCGCGCTGGGGGTCACGCTATCGCGGCTCACTGCCGGCCCGCTCCAGAAAACAATGCACGTCCTCGAAGCCGTGGCGAAGGGGGATCTCACGCACCGGGCCGAGGCCAAGTCGACGGACGAAATCGGTCAGATGTCGGCCGCGCTGAACGTGGCCATCGGCGCGCTCGTGGCGGCCAAAGAAGCCGAGCGCGTTCAGGTCGAAAAGGACCGCGAGCGCGCCGCCCGGGAAGCGGCTGAGGCGCGCGAGCGCACCGAGCGCGAGGCCGCGGCCACCCGCGCGCAGGCCGAACTGGAGCGAGCACAAGCGAACGAACTTAAAAATCGGATCGACACGATCATTACAACGGTCAGCTCCCTGGCCGCAGGGGACTTCACGCAGCAAATTCCGGATCTGGGCAGCGACTCGGTCGGCCAAATGGCGAACTCGCTCAACAAAGCCGTGGTTTCGGTTCGGACGGCCCTGGAGGGCGTGCGTGAGGTGTCCGAGCAACTCGCCGACGCCTCCGGTCAACTCTCCGCGGCGAGTGACGAGATCTCGACGGGTGCCCAGGAGCAAGCTTCGAGCCTCGAAGAAACCGCCAGCACCCTCGAAGAAATCACCGCCACCGTGCGCCAGAACTCCGACAGCGCACAGCAGGCCCGCCAGCTCGCCAGCAGCTCCAAAGACATCGCCGAAAAGGGCGGGCAGGTCGTGGGTAATGCAGTTGAGGCGATGAGCGAGATCAACCAGTCCTCCAAGAAGATCGCGGACATTATTACGACGATCGACGAGATCGCGTTCCAGACCAACCTCCTCGCACTCAACGCCGCCGTCGAAGCCGCACGAGCCGGAGAACAGGGCCGCGGGTTCGCCGTCGTCGCATCCGAAGTACGCAACCTCGCTCAGCGCTCCGCCACCGCAGCCAAAGAAATCAAGTCTCTCATCGAGGACTCGGTCAAGAAGGTCGATGCGGGTACCGAACTGGTGAACTTGTCGGGGTCGACCCTCGGCGACATCGTGACCAGTGTGAAGCGCGTCACGGATCTCATCACCGAGATCGCGGCCGCGGGCAAAGAACAGTCCGTGGGCATCGAGCAGGTGAACAAGGCCGTCTCGCAGATGGATTCCGTCACCCAGCGCAACGCCTCGCAGACCGAAGAAATGTCGGCCACCGCCCAAACGCTTACCGATCAGGCGGCCCAGCTCCGCGACCTCGTCGCGCGGTTCAAACTCAGCGAAGAAAGACGCTCGGCTCCGCGCCCTGCGTCCAAAGGTGTCCGCAGTAAGGCTCCGACCACAAAACCTCGGCCCGCTGTCACTCGAGCATTAAACGCGAGCCGCGAGCGCGATCCGTTCGACGGTGCCGGTAATGACGGATTTACCGAGTTCTAA
- a CDS encoding transporter: MDRRLAVLLMTVLALCTGCMAANRPLPEYRTRQALFSWKGEKESDKDDDKKESDKNEAGGKEPDDKPNGDKNGGEKKPEEPDPIVTERPDFTNSSRTIGRNRIQLESGYTFTSDGHGASRMNSHAFLEALVRVGVFADWFEVQIGQNFLHTRAADPANPAGVNLQTGPQDLYLASKFALTKQDGILPETAVTLQMTLPTGSREQGSNKVLPGLLFLYSWDVIPDRISLAGSSVFANAEEDDHGYFSYAQSLSVGYTVTKRLSAYTECFAIFPSGATPTPVGPEYYYNGGLLYQVTPNFQLDVRFGVGLNKHADDFFTGAGFAIRY, translated from the coding sequence GTGGACCGAAGGCTCGCCGTACTTCTGATGACGGTTCTCGCGCTCTGTACCGGGTGTATGGCTGCCAACCGCCCGTTGCCGGAGTACCGCACTCGTCAGGCGCTCTTCTCGTGGAAGGGCGAGAAGGAATCCGACAAGGACGATGACAAAAAAGAATCCGACAAGAACGAGGCCGGGGGCAAAGAGCCCGACGACAAGCCGAACGGAGACAAAAACGGTGGAGAGAAGAAACCGGAGGAGCCGGACCCCATCGTGACCGAGCGCCCGGACTTTACCAATTCGAGTCGGACCATCGGCCGGAATCGGATTCAGCTCGAAAGCGGGTACACGTTCACCTCGGACGGCCACGGTGCGAGTCGCATGAACTCGCACGCCTTCCTGGAAGCACTGGTGCGGGTCGGGGTATTTGCCGACTGGTTCGAGGTCCAAATCGGGCAAAACTTCCTGCACACGCGCGCCGCGGACCCCGCGAACCCCGCCGGGGTCAATCTCCAAACCGGTCCCCAGGATCTTTATTTGGCGTCCAAGTTCGCACTGACGAAGCAGGACGGCATTCTGCCCGAAACGGCCGTGACCCTTCAAATGACCCTCCCGACCGGGTCGCGCGAACAAGGGTCTAACAAGGTGCTGCCCGGGCTGCTGTTCCTGTACTCGTGGGACGTCATCCCGGACCGTATTTCGCTCGCTGGGAGCAGCGTGTTCGCGAACGCGGAGGAGGACGACCACGGGTACTTTTCGTATGCCCAGTCGCTCTCGGTCGGGTACACGGTCACCAAGCGCCTCAGCGCGTACACCGAGTGCTTCGCCATTTTTCCTTCGGGCGCGACACCGACACCGGTCGGGCCGGAGTACTACTACAACGGCGGCTTGCTCTACCAAGTCACGCCCAACTTTCAGCTCGACGTCCGGTTCGGCGTGGGGCTGAACAAGCACGCGGACGATTTCTTCACCGGGGCCGGGTTCGCGATCCGGTACTGA
- a CDS encoding serine/threonine protein kinase: MSVPSSIEELLQLIRKSGMVEETRLSAYLQRRQLTRGVSVDPRELAEELVQDGVLTYFQSEQFLLGKWRGFTIGKYKLLERVGVGGMGQVFLCEHMFMRRRVAVKVLPPAKAEQPAALGRFYREARAAGSLDHPNIIRTHDIDQDGNLHFIVMDYVDGPNLLDVVKRFGPLDLQRAVSYVRQVAGGLEYAFRNKLIHRDIKPGNILIDRKGVARILDMGLARFLNDHTDQLTIKYDDKIVLGTADYVAPEQVANSHSVDIRADIYGLGSTFYFLLAGHPPFPTGTVSQKLLWHRTKEPAPIRQIRPEVPEGLAVIVGKMMAKDPKARYQTPAQIVAELDAFVSTGVPLPAAEEMPVLSPAAMEGMTAEEECEAVVETPLNTAATLNAPAGSAIKAASAAAVLTPPALNPFGTPNASPWGTGPRLPPVNPLAKPGSRPVLAPLPSAPPRAEAPEAQSPPAQREPFAPSNPFGGEISTQTTTPPAKKSPWATLGAGVIIGVAIIIAVVLAKLL; the protein is encoded by the coding sequence ATGTCCGTACCTTCCTCGATCGAAGAGCTTTTGCAGTTGATCCGCAAGAGCGGCATGGTGGAAGAGACGAGGCTCTCGGCGTACCTCCAGCGGCGTCAACTGACGCGCGGGGTATCGGTCGATCCGCGCGAACTCGCCGAGGAACTCGTTCAGGACGGGGTGCTGACCTACTTCCAATCTGAACAATTCCTTCTCGGGAAGTGGCGCGGGTTCACGATCGGGAAATACAAGCTCCTGGAACGTGTCGGGGTCGGCGGCATGGGGCAGGTGTTCCTGTGCGAGCACATGTTCATGCGCCGTCGGGTCGCGGTGAAGGTGCTCCCGCCTGCGAAGGCCGAGCAACCCGCTGCTCTGGGGCGGTTCTACCGCGAGGCTCGCGCTGCCGGGAGCCTCGATCACCCGAACATCATCCGCACGCACGACATCGACCAGGACGGCAACCTCCACTTCATCGTGATGGACTACGTGGACGGGCCGAACCTGCTCGACGTGGTGAAGCGGTTCGGGCCGCTCGATCTTCAGCGCGCGGTAAGCTACGTTCGTCAGGTCGCCGGGGGACTGGAATACGCCTTCCGCAACAAACTCATTCACCGCGACATCAAGCCGGGCAACATCCTCATTGACCGCAAAGGCGTCGCGCGCATTCTGGACATGGGCCTGGCCCGGTTCCTGAACGACCACACCGATCAGCTCACCATCAAGTACGACGACAAGATCGTGCTCGGCACGGCCGACTACGTGGCCCCGGAACAGGTCGCGAACAGCCACTCGGTGGACATCCGGGCGGACATCTACGGCCTCGGGTCTACGTTCTATTTCCTGCTCGCTGGGCACCCGCCGTTCCCCACGGGTACGGTGTCGCAAAAGCTCCTCTGGCACCGGACCAAGGAACCGGCCCCGATCCGACAGATCCGGCCCGAGGTACCCGAGGGGTTAGCCGTCATCGTCGGGAAGATGATGGCCAAAGACCCGAAAGCGCGGTACCAGACGCCGGCCCAGATCGTCGCCGAACTGGACGCCTTCGTGTCGACGGGCGTGCCGCTCCCGGCCGCCGAGGAAATGCCGGTGCTCAGCCCGGCCGCGATGGAAGGAATGACCGCCGAAGAAGAATGCGAAGCGGTCGTCGAAACGCCACTCAACACCGCCGCGACGCTGAACGCGCCCGCTGGCAGTGCGATTAAAGCTGCGTCCGCTGCTGCGGTGCTGACGCCCCCGGCTCTGAACCCGTTCGGGACACCGAATGCGTCGCCGTGGGGCACCGGTCCGCGACTTCCCCCAGTGAACCCGCTCGCCAAACCGGGTTCGCGCCCGGTATTGGCACCGCTCCCGTCCGCGCCCCCGCGAGCCGAGGCGCCCGAAGCTCAATCGCCTCCGGCACAGCGAGAGCCGTTCGCGCCGTCCAATCCGTTCGGTGGCGAAATTAGCACGCAAACGACCACACCACCCGCGAAGAAATCGCCCTGGGCGACTCTCGGTGCCGGGGTGATTATTGGCGTCGCGATCATTATCGCGGTGGTACTTGCGAAGCTCTTGTAA